The Chryseolinea soli nucleotide sequence AAGGCGCTCGAAGCCCAACCCAAATCCGCTGTGGGGTGCCGAACCATATTTGCGCAACTCCAGGTACCACCACAAGTCTTTTTCGGGCAACCCCAATTCGTTCACGCGTTTTACCAGCCGGTCGTAGCGCTCTTCGCGTTGCGAGCCGCCGATGATCTCGCCAATGCCGGGGAACAAAACGTCCATGGCCGCAACGGTCTTGCCGTCCTCGTTCTGGCGCATGTAGAACGATTTGATGTTAGCCGGGTAGTTGTAAAGAATGACGGGCTTTTTGAAATGTTTCTCCACCAGGTAGCGCTCGTGCTCCGACTGGAGGTCGGTGCCCCATTCGTCGATGAGAAATTGAAATTTCTTTTTCTTGTTGGGGTTACTGTTGCGCAGGATGTCGATGGCCTCGGTGTAGGATAACCGTTGGAAATCGTTTTCCGCCACAAATTTCAGACGATCGATCAGCGTCAGTTCGCTGCGTTGTTCCTGAGGTTTGGCCTGGTCTTCTTCCAGGGCGCGTTTGTTCAGGAACTCCAGGTCTTCGGCGCAGTGGTCCAGCGCATAGCGCGTCAGGAATTGGAGGAAGTCCTGGGCCAGTTGCATGTTGTCCTGGATGTCGTAGAACGCCATTTCGGGTTCGATCATCCAGAACTCGGCCAGGTGGCGTGTGGTGTTGGAGTTCTCGGCGCGGAACGTAGGGCCGAAGGTGTAGATCTCACCCAAGGCCAGCGCATAGGTCTCGCCTTCCAGCTGGCCGGAAACCGTGAGGTTGGTTTCGCGTCCAAAGAAATCTTCTTTATAGTCGATGTGGCCCTTGTCGTCCAACGGGGGCTTGGCCGGGTCCAGGGTGGTGACGCGGAACATGGCGCCGGCGCCTTCGGCATCCGAACCGGTAATGACCGGGGTATGGATATAGTAGAAGCCGCGGTCGTTAAAAAATTTATGAACGGCAAACGCCATGGCATGGCGCACCCGCATAACGGCGCTGAACGTGTTGGTGCGCGACCGCAAATGGGCGATCTCGCGCAAATATTCCAGGCTTGGGCGGTTCTTTAATTGCAGGGGATACGCCTCCGGGTCACAGTCGCCGAGAATTTCAAGGCTTTTCACCTTCACTTCCACGGCCTGTCCTTTGCCCAGGGAGGCCACCAGGTCGCCGGAAACGGAAATGCAGGCGCCCGTGGTGATGCGTTTCAGGGTGTCTTCGCCCAGCGCATTGAGCTCTACCACGGCTTGCAGGTTTTGGAGGGTCGATCCATCGTTTATGCTGATGAACTGACTGTTGCGAAAACTGCGGACCCACCCGTGTACCGCCACCGGTTGGCCGGTGGGGGCCGTGGCCAGTAATTCCTTGATCTTGATGCGCTTCATGGGGAAAAGTATAGTAAGACGTTATGTAAAGGGTTGCAAAAAAACGAAAAAACGATTGATTTTCATAGACTTCCGTTCGTCGGAAACTCTGGCACGACATTCGCCTGACTGTGGAGTATTTTTCTAACTTTGTACCTGTTCTTAAACGCTAACGACAAAAGGAATTTCTATTCATGCAAAAGCTTGGGTTAAACCAGTCATTACAACAAAAACTGTCACCGCAGCAGATCCAGTTTATCAAACTGCTGCAGGTGCCTACCGCTGAGCTTGAAGGAAGGATCGAGGAGGAGCTTGAGATCAACCCTGCGCTGGAAGAAGGCGAGGAACAAGAGAAGACAGAAGAACCCAGCAACGAAACGGAAACGGAAGATATCCCCGAACCGGCTTCCACCAGCGACGACGTCGACATCAAAGATTATCTGGGCGACGACGACTACAGCGGCTACAAAATGCAAGGCGATGGCGACGACGATGAAGACAATCGCGAAATGCCCATCCCCATGTCATCCTCCCTCCACGAGCAGCTCATGAGCCAGCTCGATTTCCTGGGTTTGGATGAGCGCCAATACAACATCGGCAAACAACTCATCGGCAGCATCGAAAGCGACGGCTACATCCGCCGCGACCTCGACGCCATCGTGAACGACATGGCCTTCTCGCAAGGCATCGAGACCACGGCCGATGAAGTGGAGACGGTACTGAAAAAGATCCAAACCTTCGATCCCCCCGGCATTGGCGCGCGCAACCTGCAGGAATGCCTGCTGCTGCAACTGGAACGCATGGACAACGGACACGATATCGACGTGGCCGTGGCCAAGAAGATCATCGCCGAGTGCTACGAAGAGTTCACCAAAAAACATTATCAGAAGATCCAGAAAAAGCTCGACACCGAAGACGAAGACTTCGTGCGCGACGCCATGGAGCTGATCGTAAAACTGAATCCCAAACCGGGCGGGGAGAGCACCAACTCCGTGGTGAAGAACCAATACATCATCCCCGACTATATCCTCACCAACAACAACGGCAAGCTCGAACTGACGCTGAACAGCCGCAATGCCCCCGAGCTGCGCATCAGCCGGTCGTATACCGACATGTTCAAGGCCTATGACAAGAGCAATAAGAAAGACAAGAAGCTGAAGGAAGCCGTCACGTTTGTGAAACAAAAGCTGGACGCCGCCAAGTGGTTCATCGACGCCATCAAACAACGCCAGCAAACCTTGCTGCGCACCATGAAGGCTATCATCGACTTTCAATACGACTTCTTCCTCGAAGGCGACGAAACGAAGCTGAAGCCCATGATCCTGAAAGACATTGCGGGCATGATCAACATGGACATCTCCACCGTGTCGCGCGTGGCCAGCAGCAAAGCCATTCAAACCGAGTTTGGCATCTTCCCGCTGAAGTACTTCTTCTCCGAGGGCATCACCACCGACTCGGGCGAGGAAGTGAGCAGCCGCGAAGTGAAACAGATCATCAAAGACATCATCGAAAGCGAAGACAAAGACAAGCCGTTCTCCGACGACAAGCTGGAGACCATCCTCAACGAGAAAGGCTACAACATTGCGCGCCGCACCGTGGCCAAGTACCGCGAGCAACTGAACATACCCGTGGCCCGGTTAAGAAAGGAGATGTAAGTGGTGAATGGCGTAGCGCGTATTGTCTCGTTTCTCTTCCATCCGTTGTTGCTGGCAACCTACCTGTTTGGGTTGTTTGCCTTCACGCTGCCCCAGGCCTTTTCGCCTTTGAAAGAAGATGGCCATTTCAAATTTGTACTCCTCATTTTCTGCGTCACCTTTTTGTTGCCCGCGCTCAACATCGGTTTGTTCAAGATGCTGGGCTATGTTAAATCCGTAGCCATGGAAGACCGGAGAGACCGCGTGGTTCCGTTCTTGTTCATGTCGCTCCTGTACTGCGCCATCACCTATCTGTTTTACTCACGCACACGCATCGGTATTCACGACAATCTGTTGAAATTCTTGATCATCATCGACGTACTTGTGGTAGTGGGCGCCGTGGTCACCCTGTTCTACAAAGTGAGCGTGCACAGCATCGGGGCTTGGGGGATCGTGGGTATTTTGTTGCCGTTAAATAAAGTAGTCGAAGATGGCACCTTGTTCTATCCCATGCTGGCCAGCATCGTCATTGCCGGTGTGGTGATGACCTCGCGGTTGCAATTGAACGCGCACACGCCGCGCGAAGTGATGATCGGAAGCATCCTGGGTCTCGTGACCGGCTTCGGAAGCATCGTGCTCTTGTTTTGATAAATTTCTTTTTATGGACTATAAATTTATCCGCTACACGCTGGAAGGCGGCATTGCCACCATTACACTGAACCGCCCCGAAGTCTACAATGCTTTGAACGACGAGATCACGTTCGAGCTGCAGGATGCTTTTAAAGTAGTGAACAAAGATCAAAACGTGAGAGTGGTCGTGTTGGCAGGGGAGGGCAAAGCGTTTTGTTCCGGGCAGGATTTGAAAGCCTCGGCAGCGCAGCCGGATCGGTCTTTTAAAGAGTCGTTAGAGAAGCGCTACAACCCGATCATCCGCGCCATGCGGCAATTGCCCAAGCCGATCATTTGTCAGCTGAATGGTGTCGCTGCGGGAGCAGGTTGCTCACTGGCGTTGGCGTGCGATGTGATCGTGGCGTCGGAGGAGGCGGTACTGATTGAGGTGTTCGTACAAATTGGACTTGTGCCGGATTCGGGATCGTCGTTCTTCTTGCCAAGGCTTGTAGGCATGGCCAAGGCGTTTGAATTGTGTAGTATGGGATCGCGTGTGTCGGCCAAGGAAGCGCTGGCCATGGGGTTGATCAATAAGGCTGTTCCAGCTGCCGAACTGGCTGACGCTGTGAAGGGCTATGCGCAATATTATGCGAATGCTCCTACCAAGGCCATCGGTCTTATTAAAAAAATGTTGAACAAGTCCGCCACGGCGTCGCTGGAGGATATGCTCACGTATGAATCGTATTGCCAGGAGATTGCCGGGGGCAGTGTCGATCACAAGGAAGGTGTGAAAGCGTTTATTGAAAAGAGGAAACCTGTTTTTATCGGGCAGTAAGATTTTAGCGATTAAGGTAAGGTCAACGATAATGAGGCTTGGAGGTAATCATGCGCTCGTGTTCATTTTAGTCATGACGATAGGGTCGTGTCAGCTGAAGAACAGCAAAATTGAGCACTTGAATAATTACGTCAACTATGTTCGAAAGTCGTCGGGACTAGATGAGGTTTGTCGTCAGCCCTTTGTCGACGAAAGCGTTCGGAGCCCGGTTGAGAGATGCAATATCCTGACGCATTTATCTTTTGAATGCAAGACAAGAATAGATGCTGGAGAAAGTTTGCGTGCGGAGGAGGTGAGACCTGGCGATACCGCATTGGACTTTGGTGAATCATTAACCGAAAGAGAGATTTATAGACTGATCTTTAACGGTGACGTTAAATCGGATACCATCTATTTGTTAATAGGGGATGGCGGGATCCAGTCTTGTGCCATGCTTACGAAGGGAAGATATGTGGTTTGGTTGAATTAACGGCGTGCACACGCGGACCGAAGAAATTCAACGAGCCCTGCATTATGCAAATTTCTAAAAGGCAAGAGCAATAAATCTCAAAGATACTTCGCTACATCTGCGGCCGTAATCTCTTCGCCGCTCATGATCACAAGCCGTTCAATCACATTTCGCAGCTCGCGAATATTCCCAGTCCAATTGTGTTCTTTTAATTTCTCCAGCGCTGCTGGCTGCAAGCTTTTTCTCCGGGCACCGTATTCTTCGGCAATGTCATCCAGAAATTTGTCGGAGAGTAGGCCGATGTCATCCTTGCGATCGTTGAGGGCGGGTACTTTAATCACGATCACACTGAGGCGATGGTAAAGGTCTTCGCGGAAATGATTGGCGTCAATCTCTTTGCGAAGGTCTTTGTTCGTCGCAGCGATGACGCGCACGTTCACACTGATCTCCTTGTCGCCACCAACACGGGTGATCTTATTTTCCTGTAAGGCACGCAGCACTTTAGCTTGCGCCGATAAACTCATGTCGCCAATCTCGTCGAGAAAGAGGGTGCCTCCTTCAGCGAGTTCGAATTTGCCAAGCCTTTGTTTGATGGCCGACGTGAACGAACCTTTCTCATGACCAAACAACTCGCTCTCGATAAGCTCGGAAGGAATGGCTGCACAGTTCACTTCCACCAGCGGCCCGTTGGCCCGCTTGCTTTTCTCATGGATCCACCGCGACACCAGCTCTTTGCCCGAGCCATTCGGTCCTGTCACCAAAACCCGCGCATCGGTCTGCGCTACTTTTTCGATCATTTCCTTCACGTGAGCGATCGGTGCCGACTCGCCGATCATCTCGAAGCGTCGCGAGATCTTCTTCTTCAATGTTTTAGTTTCCTTCACCAGCGACGATTTGTCCAGCGCGTTGCGCAGCGTGATCTCCAGGCGCCCCAGGTCAAAGGGTTTTTGCAGAAAGTCGAAAGCACCTTTTTTCACCGCTTCTACCGCCACGTCGATGGTGCCGTGGGCGGAGATGACGATGAAGTTGGCGCCGATGCCGTTTTCCTTGGCTTTTTCCAGCACTTCGAGCCCGTCCATTTTGGGCATTTTGATGTCGCAGATGCAGAGGTCGAACTGGCCTTGTTCCAGTTTTTTGTAGCCCTCCTGGCCGTCGCCGGCTTCTTCTACGTCGTGGTCTTTTTCTTCGAGGATCTCTTTCAGGATGGCCCGTATTTTCTGGTCGTCTTCAATGATGAGGATTTTCGACATGTTCGCTTCGGTGTTGAGGGGTTAAAAATAGAAAACCTGCCCGCTTTTTTGAAACGGGCAGGTTTTAAAAATAGCAAGCCTGTAAGCCGGGTTCTGTTTCCCCGACAACTGTCGGGGACCCTTATCATTTATCTGGTCATGGCGTCGCCGTCATGATCAATCAGTCTACCCGCCACGGTTACATACGGCTTGCGCCGCACGAAGGAACGGGCAATTCCAACCATGGCCTATTTGACCTTTCAACGCGTAAGGTTTACCCTGCACCGTCTGTCGCCAGCCGGCCGGTGAGCTCTTACCTCACCTTTTCACCTTTTCCCCTCCCGACAAGTCGGGAAGGGTAGTTTGTTTTCTGTGGCACTGTCTGTGACCCCGGTTGCCCGAAGCCCCTTCCCGTTAGGAAGTACGCTACCCTGTGTTGCCCGGACTTTCCTCCCCCCAGCAAGCTCGGAGGCGATAAGGCGGCTTGTTGGAGGTAAAGGTAGGGCATCCGGGGATTATCTCATAGCGGAGGGATCACCGCCGGCAGCATAGTCTCGCCTCAGGGACTTATGCTGACTAAAACCGGCACAGTCCCCGAGGACTATGCACGGGCGCAGACGCACCCCAACCCAGCCTTGCATTTATCGCGGAGATCCTGGATCTTTCTTAGGTCAACCAATAGCCCAACGGTGAGCTTGGCAACAGTATCTCCTTTCATCTTCCTGCATGCCATGAAAAAGCACGTCCTCATCATTTTCACCTGCATAAACCTATGTCCGGCGTTGTGGGCCCAGCACATTCCTGTTTCGCCGCCCTTGCCCGACACAACGATAACCACTTCGTCGGCCCCGGTTGCGCAGCCTTCCCTTGGGAAGCGATCCTTATTCTATGTCCGGGCAGGAGTGAGTTTGTTCTTTCCCTATACTCCTAGGCAAAATCACACGTTGTATGCGCCGGGGGTGACCGTCGCGCCCGGAATCAGGTTGTTGCAAAATAGAGATGCCGCACTCACACTCAGTTTTCCAATCACGGTGGGTTGGTTGCGGAACAATGTTTTCTTTGATGTTGACTTCCCTGCCATGGTCGATCTGAATATCGGATCGGCCGCCGGCAACAATCAAAACTCAAGTGTGGGTTTTGTGGTGGGTGCCGGCGTGGCGTATTTGTACGCCGAAAACTCTGGTGAAAGAAGCATAGACATTGGCGGCATTCGGTGCCAGGCGGGCATTAGCTTTGGTAAAAAAAATAGCGACGCCCGGAATCTTATCCTGATAAGCTATGGGGAGAGTACGGCGCCGGGTCGCAACGAAGTTATCGGGATAAGCTTCCAATTCATCATGATGAATCAGTAAGGGGCGTCCCGCATAATCCCGAGACGGAAGACTATGCAGGAGATCATTGGCGCGGCGTGGGATGACGGAGACTATCGAGTGCCTTCATCACCCGCGACACCATGCCGTCGCAATAGACAAGGTTGAATTCAAAAATATCTTCGGGCGAATACATTTTCTCGATCTCAGACCGCAGCATTTTCTTTGCCCGGTTCAGCCGCACTTTCACATTGCTCTCCGACAAGTCGAGCACTTCCATCGTTTCGGCAACGCTCAGGTCGTTTAATGTGCGGAGGGTGAAAACGATCCGGTAGTCTTCGTCGATCCGGCTCAATGCATTCTCCAATACCCGGCCGAGCTCCTTGTTGACAAGATTTTTTTCCGTGTTGGCAGGTTGGTGAAACATAGGCGCGGTAGGTGGGGTAGTGTCGGTGGTGATCTCGTTTTGGAAACTGAACTTTTGTTTTTTCTGAAAGCAGTGGTTGAGCATGATGCGTGTGAGCCACGTCTTGAACGACGACCGGTTTTCGAATTTGGCCAGGTTCATATAGGCGCTGACGTAGGTTTCCTGCATCAGGTCCTCCGTATCCTGGTGATTGTACCGGTAGGTCCGGCCGATCTTGTAAAGAAAAGCATTATACCGGCGGATCAGCATCTCATAGATCGCCTCCTCTCCGTTTTTGATCTTCTCGATGATCTCCAGGTCGGTATATTGCTCGGTTTGATTTTTCACAAAGTGAATTTACGTATTAATCGACGCCGATCTTCTCTTTCAAAACCAGGTTGCCGCCAAAATAATTGCCCACGACCATCAGCGCGACCAGTGCGCCTTTCAAGGCCATTATCAGCAATGAATCGGGGAGCAACGCTGGATAATTTTTGTAGGCCATGAATGCGATAATGCTGTAGCCAATCACCACGGCAGTGTTGATGCTGCCGTGGATCAAGATCTTAACCACCAACTGAGGTTTGTCTTTCGAGACGGTCAGCAGGTCGGCG carries:
- the asnS gene encoding asparagine--tRNA ligase — protein: MKRIKIKELLATAPTGQPVAVHGWVRSFRNSQFISINDGSTLQNLQAVVELNALGEDTLKRITTGACISVSGDLVASLGKGQAVEVKVKSLEILGDCDPEAYPLQLKNRPSLEYLREIAHLRSRTNTFSAVMRVRHAMAFAVHKFFNDRGFYYIHTPVITGSDAEGAGAMFRVTTLDPAKPPLDDKGHIDYKEDFFGRETNLTVSGQLEGETYALALGEIYTFGPTFRAENSNTTRHLAEFWMIEPEMAFYDIQDNMQLAQDFLQFLTRYALDHCAEDLEFLNKRALEEDQAKPQEQRSELTLIDRLKFVAENDFQRLSYTEAIDILRNSNPNKKKKFQFLIDEWGTDLQSEHERYLVEKHFKKPVILYNYPANIKSFYMRQNEDGKTVAAMDVLFPGIGEIIGGSQREERYDRLVKRVNELGLPEKDLWWYLELRKYGSAPHSGFGLGFERLILFVTGMTNIRDVIPFPRYPGNAEF
- the rpoN gene encoding RNA polymerase factor sigma-54 — translated: MQKLGLNQSLQQKLSPQQIQFIKLLQVPTAELEGRIEEELEINPALEEGEEQEKTEEPSNETETEDIPEPASTSDDVDIKDYLGDDDYSGYKMQGDGDDDEDNREMPIPMSSSLHEQLMSQLDFLGLDERQYNIGKQLIGSIESDGYIRRDLDAIVNDMAFSQGIETTADEVETVLKKIQTFDPPGIGARNLQECLLLQLERMDNGHDIDVAVAKKIIAECYEEFTKKHYQKIQKKLDTEDEDFVRDAMELIVKLNPKPGGESTNSVVKNQYIIPDYILTNNNGKLELTLNSRNAPELRISRSYTDMFKAYDKSNKKDKKLKEAVTFVKQKLDAAKWFIDAIKQRQQTLLRTMKAIIDFQYDFFLEGDETKLKPMILKDIAGMINMDISTVSRVASSKAIQTEFGIFPLKYFFSEGITTDSGEEVSSREVKQIIKDIIESEDKDKPFSDDKLETILNEKGYNIARRTVAKYREQLNIPVARLRKEM
- a CDS encoding enoyl-CoA hydratase-related protein codes for the protein MDYKFIRYTLEGGIATITLNRPEVYNALNDEITFELQDAFKVVNKDQNVRVVVLAGEGKAFCSGQDLKASAAQPDRSFKESLEKRYNPIIRAMRQLPKPIICQLNGVAAGAGCSLALACDVIVASEEAVLIEVFVQIGLVPDSGSSFFLPRLVGMAKAFELCSMGSRVSAKEALAMGLINKAVPAAELADAVKGYAQYYANAPTKAIGLIKKMLNKSATASLEDMLTYESYCQEIAGGSVDHKEGVKAFIEKRKPVFIGQ
- a CDS encoding sigma-54-dependent transcriptional regulator, whose product is MSKILIIEDDQKIRAILKEILEEKDHDVEEAGDGQEGYKKLEQGQFDLCICDIKMPKMDGLEVLEKAKENGIGANFIVISAHGTIDVAVEAVKKGAFDFLQKPFDLGRLEITLRNALDKSSLVKETKTLKKKISRRFEMIGESAPIAHVKEMIEKVAQTDARVLVTGPNGSGKELVSRWIHEKSKRANGPLVEVNCAAIPSELIESELFGHEKGSFTSAIKQRLGKFELAEGGTLFLDEIGDMSLSAQAKVLRALQENKITRVGGDKEISVNVRVIAATNKDLRKEIDANHFREDLYHRLSVIVIKVPALNDRKDDIGLLSDKFLDDIAEEYGARRKSLQPAALEKLKEHNWTGNIRELRNVIERLVIMSGEEITAADVAKYL
- a CDS encoding sigma-70 family RNA polymerase sigma factor, producing MKNQTEQYTDLEIIEKIKNGEEAIYEMLIRRYNAFLYKIGRTYRYNHQDTEDLMQETYVSAYMNLAKFENRSSFKTWLTRIMLNHCFQKKQKFSFQNEITTDTTPPTAPMFHQPANTEKNLVNKELGRVLENALSRIDEDYRIVFTLRTLNDLSVAETMEVLDLSESNVKVRLNRAKKMLRSEIEKMYSPEDIFEFNLVYCDGMVSRVMKALDSLRHPTPRQ
- a CDS encoding DUF2231 domain-containing protein, whose protein sequence is MKIFGHPVHVMLIHFPSALFPMDLVCSIIAYAYGLNSFAHASFYAMAGGVVLGGMAMLAGGADLLTVSKDKPQLVVKILIHGSINTAVVIGYSIIAFMAYKNYPALLPDSLLIMALKGALVALMVVGNYFGGNLVLKEKIGVD